The genomic window GAACCGCAGGGGGTGCTTTAAAATGAATAAGAATATATATTCCCTGTTCATACTTCTTAATAGGATATGCAAGTTTCCTCCTACTCCAGATATCAGATTTTAAGATTTCGCCGTTATTCTGTGTAATAACGGCATTTACATTATCCTGTACTTCTTTTACCGCTTCATCGGAAAGCACAGGCGGAACAATGTATAAAAGTTCGTACCACACATCTACCTCCTTGTGGATATTTAGCCCTCTTAAAGAGAGCAAGGATTGATATTATATATCACGAATAATATTTTCAAGCAAGAAAATATTACAGGCCCGAAACCTTATGCTTATCAAAAATAG from Deltaproteobacteria bacterium includes these protein-coding regions:
- the rpsF gene encoding 30S ribosomal protein S6; amino-acid sequence: MLSLRGLNIHKEVDVWYELLYIVPPVLSDEAVKEVQDNVNAVITQNNGEILKSDIWSRRKLAYPIKKYEQGIYILIHFKAPPAVPRIIGAKLKFMEDIIRFMVSKMLKKDVEKYKSEAK